The following is a genomic window from Nocardioides thalensis.
CACGTGCGGCAACTCCTCTGGTGACGGGTGCGGTCATTCGCCGCCGAGCCAGTGCGCCGCGTCGCGCCGCGCCCGCTCGATGACGGCGTGGTCGTGGGTGTGCAGGGTGATCGCGACGTCGCCCCGCGCGACCACGTGGTAGTCGGCGTCGGGTTCCTGGTCCATGCCGGGCTCGCCGGCGTCGGGCCCCCAGACGTCGAAGCGCCCCGGACTCGACGGCCGAATGTGCAGCTCCCTCTGGTGCCGACGTCCGGGCCGCGAGGGGACCAGCCGACCGGCACCCTCGCCGGCAGGCACGTTGACGTTGAGCACCGAACGCGCGGGCAGTGGACGGTCGACCAGTCGGCGCACCAGTTCCTGGACCACGCTGACCGCGCGGCCGAAGGACGGCGGAGGCGCGGCGGGCGAGAACCAGGTGACGCCCGAGAACTGCTGCGACACGGCGAGGGCCTGCCGCCCCAGCAGCGCACCTTCGAGGGCCGCGCCGAAGGTGCCGGAGTAGTAACGGTCATCGCCGAGGTTCGCCCCGTGATTGATGCCGGAGACGACGAGATCCACGGATCGAGCCACGTCGCTCAGCAGACCGACGCGCACGCAATCAAGCGGCGAGCCGGTGCACGTGTGGACGGGCGACGCCCCCACAGCGACGGTCAGCACCTCCACCGGACCGTTGATGCTCATGGCCCTAGAGCTCCCGCTGCGGTTGCGGTCCGGGACGACGCACACGACCTCGTCCACCACGCCGGCGAGCGCAAGCAGCCCGTCGCGCAGCGCGTACATCCCCTCTGACAGCCCGTCGTCATTGGTCACCAGGACCTTCACGTTCTGCTCCTGCGCATCGTGGTCGGTACGGTCAGACAGACTCGAAGTAGCGACGTCGCTCCCACGCCGTGACCGCGTTCGGATCGGCACCTTGCGTGTGGCACGCGTACCACTCCCAGCGACGGGTCCCCGCCCAGTAGCGGACGACCAGCTCACCCAGGAGGCCGCCAAGTTCCTCGTCGGCGCAGAGGGCGTCCGCTGCTTCGATCAGTCCGCTCGGCAGTGAGGGTTCGAAGTCCTCCGGTAGGCCCCAGGCCGACCCCGCGAACTCCGGCGGGAGAGGCCGACGACCCCGCGCGCCGATCAGTCCGCCCGCCACGATCCCGGCAAGCATCAGGTAGGGGTTCGCATCGGCACCGGCCAGCCGGTGCTCAAGCCGGGCGCTCCGGTCGCCCGGGATCACGCGGAGGGCGACCGTCTTGTTCTGCCGCGCCCACAACGGCGCGGTCGGCGCGCCGTGCCCGGGCACCAGCCGTCGGAAGGAGTTGAGACCCGGCATCACCAGCGAGGTGAAGGCAGCCATCGTCGAGACCAGGCCGGCGATCCACAGGTCTAGGTGACGTCCGTCCTCCCGGTCAGCGAAGAGATTGCGGTCGCCTTCCCAGAGGCTCAGGTGAACGTGGAGACCAGCGGGGGTGCGAGCGGTCGGCAGCGGCATGAAGGTCGCGGTGCGGCCGCAGCGCTCGGCGACCGAGATCATGGCGGCTCGAGCACGCACGAGGTCGTCCGCGGCCGCGAGCGGGTCCTGTGGGTGGAAGTTGACCTCCAGCTGGCCGAGACCGCCCTCGTTCACCCAGCCCGACCACGGCACCCCGATCCGGTCCAGCTCCTGGGTCACCGCCTCGGCGTAGTCGACGTACGACGCCGGCGGCCGTCCGTGGCACAAGCGCTTCTGGTGCGAGCCCAGGGGGGTGAGTCCGTCGTAGTCCCGCGCCCGCGCGACGTCGAAGGGCTCCTCGAAGACGGTGCCCTCCAGCTCGAAGGCGACCCGGAGGCTCAACCCGGCGTCGCCGAGCTCGCCGAGCAGCCGCTGCAGAAGCGACCGGGGGCACACGGGGAGCGGCGCGTGGTGGTCGTCGTAGAGATCTGCCAACACAGCGGCCGAGCGAGCAACCGGGTCGAGCGAGACCAGCGTGCGGAGATCAGGACGGGCCCACACGTCGCGCAGCTCGCCAGCCCACGGACCGGGTTCGAACGTGAACGCGTAGTCGCCGCCGACGTTCTGGTGAAGCACGGTCGCCGGCAGTCCGATCCCTTCCGGAAGGACCGCCAGGAACTCGTCAACGGCGAGCCGCTTCCCGACGATGCTCCCCTGGAGCGTCAGGGCCTGGACCTGCACGGAGCGGATGTCGTGCTGCTGCAGCCAGGCCCGGGCGGCGTCGACCTCGGAGTCGCTCATGGCGGCACTCTACACAAGATCAACACGATCGTAAGCGTTGATTAGTGATAGATTGGCGCTCATGAGTGTTGATTCGCTTGCCGGTAGCGCCGGACAGTGTGAATAGTATCGTGCAGCAGCCATTGGTCGGGGTGTCCGGGCGCCGGCTCCCCTCCGCACGCGTCGCAGGCTTGGAGGAGCGATACCGGCTGACGGAGGTCGACGTCTTCTTCGCCGACTACTCGCGGGCGGTCGCAGACGCCGGAGGGCTCCCGGTCGAGCTGCCGTACGACGGCTCGAGCGCCGTGGTCGACCGACTGGACGCGCTCCTGCTCTCGGGCGGTCAGGACGTCGACCCCGAGCGCTGGGGAGGTCCGGCCGAAAGCGTCCGCGGGGAGGTGGACCCGGCCCGGGACGCACGCGAGCTCGACCTGCTCCGCGCCGCGCTGGCCCGCGGCATCCCGGTGCTCGCTGTCTGTCGCGGGATGCAGGTGCTCAACGTCGCGCTCGGCGGCACGTTGGTGCCCGACCTCGCGGGACCACTCGACCACCTTGCTTCCGGCCGGTCCACCGGGCACCGCCATCACGACGTCCACCTCGACGGCGAGTCTCTGGCTGCCGAGCTCTACGGAGCCCAGGTGACGGTGAACTCGCTCCACCACCAGGCCGTCGCTCGCGCTGGGCGTGGCCTCGTCGTCACCGGGCGCAGCTCCGACGGCGTCGCCGAAGTCATCGAAGCTCCGGGCCGTCCCGTGCTAGGCGTCCAGTGGCACCCCGAGTGGCTCCATCCCCGCGACCCGGCCTTCGACTGGCTGGTCGCCGCCGCGACACCGAGGAGTACGAAGTGAACCAGACCGACCTGCGCCAGTCCTGGATCGACCGCGCCGCCTCCTTCGTCCCGCCGAGCGGGATGTGGGTGGACGGCCGACAGCTCACGGACTCCCCTGCTCCCAGCATCTCGGTCGTCTCCCCCCGGGACGGGAGCGTCCTGGCGACGATGCCGTCGGCGGACGAGGCCATCGTCGAGCGCGCGGTCGCTGCCGCCCGCAGATCCTTCGAACGTGGGCACTGGTCCGGGATCAGCGCCTCGGAGCGGGGAGGGGTTCTCCGGCGCTGGGCGGACCTGGTCGCCGCCCGCCGCGAGGAGCTGGCGCTCGCGATCAGTCTCGAGATGGGCAAGCCGGTCAGCGACGCGCTCCTGGTCGAGGTCAGGGCGGCCGAGCGCACGCTTCGCTGGTACGGCGAGGCCGCCGACAAGCTGCAGGACG
Proteins encoded in this region:
- a CDS encoding glutamine synthetase family protein; translation: MSDSEVDAARAWLQQHDIRSVQVQALTLQGSIVGKRLAVDEFLAVLPEGIGLPATVLHQNVGGDYAFTFEPGPWAGELRDVWARPDLRTLVSLDPVARSAAVLADLYDDHHAPLPVCPRSLLQRLLGELGDAGLSLRVAFELEGTVFEEPFDVARARDYDGLTPLGSHQKRLCHGRPPASYVDYAEAVTQELDRIGVPWSGWVNEGGLGQLEVNFHPQDPLAAADDLVRARAAMISVAERCGRTATFMPLPTARTPAGLHVHLSLWEGDRNLFADREDGRHLDLWIAGLVSTMAAFTSLVMPGLNSFRRLVPGHGAPTAPLWARQNKTVALRVIPGDRSARLEHRLAGADANPYLMLAGIVAGGLIGARGRRPLPPEFAGSAWGLPEDFEPSLPSGLIEAADALCADEELGGLLGELVVRYWAGTRRWEWYACHTQGADPNAVTAWERRRYFESV
- the surE gene encoding 5'/3'-nucleotidase SurE, giving the protein MKVLVTNDDGLSEGMYALRDGLLALAGVVDEVVCVVPDRNRSGSSRAMSINGPVEVLTVAVGASPVHTCTGSPLDCVRVGLLSDVARSVDLVVSGINHGANLGDDRYYSGTFGAALEGALLGRQALAVSQQFSGVTWFSPAAPPPSFGRAVSVVQELVRRLVDRPLPARSVLNVNVPAGEGAGRLVPSRPGRRHQRELHIRPSSPGRFDVWGPDAGEPGMDQEPDADYHVVARGDVAITLHTHDHAVIERARRDAAHWLGGE
- a CDS encoding gamma-glutamyl-gamma-aminobutyrate hydrolase family protein, giving the protein MEERYRLTEVDVFFADYSRAVADAGGLPVELPYDGSSAVVDRLDALLLSGGQDVDPERWGGPAESVRGEVDPARDARELDLLRAALARGIPVLAVCRGMQVLNVALGGTLVPDLAGPLDHLASGRSTGHRHHDVHLDGESLAAELYGAQVTVNSLHHQAVARAGRGLVVTGRSSDGVAEVIEAPGRPVLGVQWHPEWLHPRDPAFDWLVAAATPRSTK